From a region of the Prosthecobacter debontii genome:
- a CDS encoding cryptochrome/photolyase family protein has protein sequence MPSYSTVIHWFRRDLRLTDNTALHQAAQDAAQVIPVYILSDWQKRHAWTGSIRQQFLCGCLESLDKNLGALGSRLILRCGQADQELEKLIKETKAEAVYLNRDYDPYGRDMEKKVEEVCHRFGIPCLTYKDRVLHEPDEVLTGSGGPYRVYTPYSKNWLSLEKTAPQGKPTTLGKAPAKDLTSHPLPDLGHWKLEPTQASLPAPGERAARQRMKDFIESRTLNAYAQKRNIPAGVTTSRLGQDLRFGLISIRELYTRCSAATSAQSPSDDQKSVATYLKELAWREFYLAILWHYPEVFDEEFAPEFRGMPWPGSDEQFQVWKQGQTGFPIVDAGIRELLATGFMHNRVRMIVSMFLTKDLHCHWRLGESFFMQHLVDGENASNNGGWQWSAGTGADAAPYFRIQNPWIQTKTYDPEGTYIRQWVPELRGVSPERFTAPPKDGRSLAPGYPLPMVDHHEERDRTLAIFGKHRETK, from the coding sequence ATGCCTTCCTATTCCACCGTCATCCATTGGTTTCGCCGTGACCTGCGGCTGACAGACAATACCGCCTTGCACCAGGCGGCCCAAGATGCCGCTCAAGTCATCCCGGTTTACATTCTCAGTGATTGGCAGAAGCGTCACGCCTGGACAGGCTCCATCCGGCAGCAGTTTTTGTGTGGGTGCTTGGAGTCTTTGGATAAAAATCTGGGCGCTCTCGGAAGTCGCCTCATCCTGCGTTGCGGACAGGCTGATCAAGAACTGGAGAAACTGATCAAAGAAACCAAGGCGGAGGCTGTTTACCTCAATCGCGATTACGATCCCTACGGTCGTGACATGGAAAAGAAAGTGGAGGAAGTCTGCCATCGGTTTGGCATCCCCTGCCTCACTTACAAAGATCGGGTCCTCCATGAACCTGATGAAGTGCTGACGGGCAGTGGTGGTCCCTACCGCGTTTATACGCCCTACTCGAAAAATTGGCTCAGTTTAGAAAAAACAGCACCGCAGGGAAAGCCCACCACGCTCGGCAAAGCCCCAGCGAAGGATCTGACCTCTCATCCCCTGCCCGATTTGGGGCACTGGAAGCTGGAGCCTACCCAAGCTAGCTTACCAGCCCCAGGAGAACGCGCTGCACGGCAGCGGATGAAGGATTTCATCGAAAGCCGCACCCTCAACGCTTATGCGCAGAAGCGGAATATCCCTGCGGGGGTGACCACCTCGCGTCTAGGCCAGGATCTCCGATTTGGCCTCATTTCCATCCGTGAACTCTACACCCGGTGCTCAGCCGCAACGTCTGCTCAAAGTCCGTCTGACGATCAAAAATCAGTCGCCACCTACCTCAAGGAACTCGCGTGGCGTGAGTTCTACTTGGCCATCCTCTGGCATTACCCCGAAGTGTTTGACGAAGAATTCGCGCCTGAATTTCGGGGTATGCCTTGGCCAGGCAGTGATGAGCAATTCCAAGTGTGGAAGCAAGGCCAGACGGGGTTCCCCATCGTGGATGCCGGCATCCGCGAACTGCTGGCCACCGGCTTCATGCACAACCGTGTGCGCATGATCGTTTCCATGTTTCTGACCAAAGACCTGCACTGTCATTGGCGGTTAGGCGAAAGCTTCTTTATGCAGCATTTAGTCGATGGAGAGAACGCCAGTAACAACGGCGGCTGGCAGTGGAGTGCCGGCACTGGAGCTGATGCGGCTCCTTACTTCCGCATTCAAAATCCCTGGATCCAAACCAAGACGTATGATCCCGAAGGGACCTACATCCGCCAATGGGTGCCGGAACTACGCGGTGTCTCTCCAGAACGATTCACAGCTCCGCCCAAAGATGGACGGTCACTCGCACCAGGGTATCCTCTCCCCATGGTCGATCATCATGAGGAGCGGGATCGCACCTTAGCCATCTTTGGAAAACATCGTGAGACGAAATAA